In Mercurialis annua linkage group LG5, ddMerAnnu1.2, whole genome shotgun sequence, a single genomic region encodes these proteins:
- the LOC126679922 gene encoding probable terpene synthase 8 has translation MANQAEFARRLAKFPPSIWGTTFASFSLKDSEIESYTNQVEKLKEEVKDMLVQSNNQGVVQNIEFINLLCRLGVSHHFESLIEQHLNLIFTSLTDFLAHNDCDLYTVALIFRVLRQHRQKVPCDVFNKFKGDNGEFKNDIVSDVKGLLSLYEASALSVHGEDILDEALDFTKQHLETLSTQVSPHFQNQIRNALLCPVHCSMERFQALLFISIYQEDDSRIEILLKFAKLDYNRLQLLYREELAVVSRWWEVLDLAGKLKYARDRIVEVYVWALGCMVDPKLVKSRELVAKYTQLAMTVDDTYDAYGTIEETRLFTAAFERCNIDSIGELPEYMQHLYKAILGLFGETENDGASYKTLYAKEMFKELTRADLQEGEWYNSGSVPTFDEYLNNALITTTGELLTSAFFLGLEDVGMKEIIWVRQAPTIVKSTKLFVRLFDDIASHVDEQNRGDCPSSVECYMNEFGVSQEIAYVEIKKMIANAWKDINEEYMNPSRVSTTVLNYYLNFARMANFVYKIRDAYTYSVHLQVYVSKLFLEPLQV, from the exons atGGCAAACCAAGCAGAATTTGCTCGTCGTTTGGCCAAGTTTCCCCCTTCTATATGGGGCACTACCTTTGCTTCCTTTTCGCTCAAAGATTCG GAGATTGAATCGTATACTAATCAAGTCGAAAAACTTAAAGAAGAGGTGAAGGATATGCTCGTACAATCGAATAACCAAGGAGTAGTTCAGAATATCGAATTCATCAACTTGTTATGCCGCCTCGGAGTGTCGCATCATTTTGAATCTCTGATTGAACAACACTTGAATCTCATCTTCACCTCACTCACTGATTTTCTTGCCCACAATGACTGTGACCTCTATACTGTCGCGCTTATATTCCGAGTTTTAAGGCAACATCGGCAAAAAGTTCCTTGCG ATGTATTCAACAAATTCAAGGGCGACAATGGAGAGTTCAAGAATGATATAGTAAGCGACGTGAAAGGCCTCCTGAGCCTGTACGAAGCATCAGCTTTGAGTGTTCATGGAGAAGACATATTAGACGAAGCTCTTGACTTTACAAAGCAGCACTTGGAGACATTATCTACACAAGTTAGCCCTcactttcaaaatcaaattaggAATGCTCTGCTTTGCCCTGTCCATTGTAGCATGGAAAGATTTCAAGCTTTGTTATTTATTTCCATTTACCAAGAAGATGACTCCAGAATTGAAATTCTGCTCAAGTTCGCCAAGTTGGATTATAACAGACTTCAACTATTATATAGAGAGGAGCTAGCTGTTGTATCGAG GTGGTGGGAGGTTTTGGATCTTGCGGGCAAGCTAAAGTATGCAAGAGACAGAATTGTAGAGGTGTATGTATGGGCGTTGGGGTGTATGGTGGACCCTAAATTGGTAAAGTCTCGCGAGTTGGTTGCAAAATATACGCAACTGGCTATGACGGTTGATGATACTTATGATGCCTACGGCACAATAGAAGAAACGCGACTCTTCACTGCTGCATTTGAGAg ATGTAATATTGATAGCATTGGAGAGCTACCAGAATACATGCAACATCTTTACAAGGCTATATTAGGTCTTTTTGGAGAAACAGAGAATGACGGAGCATCTTATAAAACATTATATGCCAAGGAGATg tTCAAGGAGCTGACTAGAGCTGACTTACAAGAGGGAGAATGGTATAATAGTGGGTCTGTGCCCACATTCGATGAGTACCTAAACAATGCATTAATCACAACGACTGGGGAGCTACTCACATCGGCATTCTTTCTTGGACTGGAAGATGTCGGGATGAAAGAAATCATTTGGGTTCGACAAGCTCCAACCATTGTCAAGTCTACTAAGTTATTTGTTCGACTTTTCGATGATATTGCGTCCCACGTTGATGAGCAAAACAGGGGAGATTGTCCTTCAAGTGTGGAGTGCTATATGAATGAATTTGGGGTCTCACAAGAGATTGCATACGTAGAAATCAAGAAAATGATTGCAAATGCATGGAAGGACATTAATGAAGAATACATGAATCCAAGTCGTGTCTCTACCACTGTTCTCAATTACTATCTCAACTTCGCAAGAATGGCGAATTTTGTTTATAAGATTCGCGACGCTTACACGTATTCCGTGCATTTGCAAGTTTATGTCTCCAAACTCTTCCTCGAACCGCTGCAAGTTTAA